A part of Brassica rapa cultivar Chiifu-401-42 chromosome A05, CAAS_Brap_v3.01, whole genome shotgun sequence genomic DNA contains:
- the LOC103870005 gene encoding cytochrome P450 72A15 isoform X1, with protein MEISAALVTVSVAIVVVSWWTWRTLNWVWFKPKKLESYLRSQGLSGSPYTPLIGDLKRTFSMAMEARSKPIKLTDDVSTRVVPFPFEMLKTHGRTYFTWLGTIPTITIMDPELIKEVFNKVYDFQKPHTFPLGNVIAKGLANYDGEKWAKHRKIINPAFHLEKIKNMVPAFHQSCSEVVGKWDKIVSEKGSSCEVDVWPGLVSMTADVISRTAFGSSYKEGQRIFELQAELAQLIILAVLKAFVPGYLYLPTKGNRRIKAAAREIQVILRGIVNKRLRAREAGEAPSDDLLGILLESNLGQAKGNEMSTEDVMEECKLFYFAGQETTSVLLVWTMVLLSQHQDWQARARDEVKQVFGDKEPDTEGLNQLKVMTMILYEVLRLYPPVAQLTRAIHKEMKLGDLTLPGGAQISLPILLVHRDTQLWGEDAAEFKPERFKDGVSKATNGKVSFFPFAWGPRICIGQSFALLETKMALALILKRFSFELSPSYVHAPYTVITLHPQFGAPLILRKL; from the exons ATGGAGATATCAGCTGCGTTAGTAACAGTTTCAGTAGCTATAGTTGTTGTTTCGTGGTGGACGTGGAGAACTTTAAACTGGGTTTGGTTTAAACCAAAGAAGCTTGAGAGTTACCTGAGAAGCCAAGGTCTTTCCGGTAGTCCTTACACGCCACTCATCGGCGACTTGAAGAGGACTTTTAGCATGGCGATGGAGGCAAGATCCAAACCCATCAAACTAACTGATGATGTCTCAACACGTGTCGTGCCTTTTCCATTCGAAATGCTCAAGACTCACG GAAGGACTTATTTTACATGGCTTGGAACTATACCAACCATAACTATAATGGATCCTGAGCTAATCAAGGAAGTGTTCAACAAAGTTTATGATTTCCAAAAGCCACACACGTTCCCTTTAGGTAACGTGATAGCCAAGGGACTTGCTAATTATGATGGTGAAAAATGGGCTAAACACAGAAAAATCATCAACCCGGCTTTCCATCTTGAGAAGATCAAG AACATGGTACCTGCGTTCCACCAAAGCTGCAGTGAGGTTGTTGGCAAATGGGACAAGATAGTCTCGGAGAAAGGGTCATCATGTGAGGTGGACGTGTGGCCAGGGCTTGTGAGTATGACTGCAGATGTGATCTCTCGTACTGCTTTTGGCAGCAGCTACAAAGAAGGACAGAGGATATTCGAGCTCCAAGCTGAACTAGCTCAGCTCATCATACTAGCTGTTCTGAAAGCTTTCGTCCCTGGATATCT tTATCTCCCAACAAAGGGTAATAGAAGGATCAAAGCAGCAGCTAGAGAGATCCAAGTTATACTGAGAGGGATAGTTAACAAAAGGTTAAGAGCGAGAGAAGCTGGTGAAGCACCAAGCGATGACTTGCTTGGTATACTTCTTGAATCTAATTTGGGGCAAGCTAAAGGAAATGAGATGAGCACTGAGGATGTGATGGAAGAGTGCAAGTTGTTCTATTTCGCCGGGCAAGAGACAACTTCAGTACTTCTTGTCTGGACAATGGTTCTGCTAAGCCAACACCAAGACTGGCAAGCTCGTGCAAGAGATGAAGTGAAGCAAGTTTTTGGTGATAAAGAACCTGATACAGAAGGCCTGAACCAGCTCAAAGTT ATGACAATGATACTATATGAGGTCCTTAGGCTATACCCTCCAGTAGCTCAGCTGACCAGGGCCATTCACAAAGAGATGAAGCTAGGTGACTTGACACTACCAGGCGGTGCTCAGATCAGTCTACCTATTCTTCTAGTCCATCGTGACACACAGCTATGGGGGGAAGACGCCGCGGAGTTTAAGCCAGAGAGGTTCAAAGACGGTGTCTCAAAGGCAACAAACGGCAAAGTGTCTTTCTTTCCCTTTGCGTGGGGACCAAGGATCTGTATTGGTCAGAGTTTTGCTCTGTTGGAGACAAAGATGGCTCTGGCTTTGATTCTAAAGAGATTCTCCTTTGAGCTATCTCCTTCCTATGTTCATGCGCCTTACACTGTCATCACGCTTCACCCACAGTTCGGTGCTCCTCTGATCCTGCGCAAGCTATAA
- the LOC103870005 gene encoding cytochrome P450 72A15 isoform X2, translated as MEISAALVTVSVAIVVVSWWTWRTLNWVWFKPKKLESYLRSQGLSGSPYTPLIGDLKRTFSMAMEARSKPIKLTDDVSTRVVPFPFEMLKTHGRTYFTWLGTIPTITIMDPELIKEVFNKVYDFQKPHTFPLGNVIAKGLANYDGEKWAKHRKIINPAFHLEKIKNMVPAFHQSCSEVVGKWDKIVSEKGSSCEVDVWPGLVSMTADVISRTAFGSSYKEGQRIFELQAELAQLIILAVLKAFVPGYLYLPTKGNRRIKAAAREIQVILRGIVNKRLRAREAGEAPSDDLLGILLESNLGQAKGNEMSTEDVMEECKLFYFAGQETTSVLLVWTMVLLSQHQDWQARARDEVKQVFGDKEPDTEGLNQLKVLSMFGRE; from the exons ATGGAGATATCAGCTGCGTTAGTAACAGTTTCAGTAGCTATAGTTGTTGTTTCGTGGTGGACGTGGAGAACTTTAAACTGGGTTTGGTTTAAACCAAAGAAGCTTGAGAGTTACCTGAGAAGCCAAGGTCTTTCCGGTAGTCCTTACACGCCACTCATCGGCGACTTGAAGAGGACTTTTAGCATGGCGATGGAGGCAAGATCCAAACCCATCAAACTAACTGATGATGTCTCAACACGTGTCGTGCCTTTTCCATTCGAAATGCTCAAGACTCACG GAAGGACTTATTTTACATGGCTTGGAACTATACCAACCATAACTATAATGGATCCTGAGCTAATCAAGGAAGTGTTCAACAAAGTTTATGATTTCCAAAAGCCACACACGTTCCCTTTAGGTAACGTGATAGCCAAGGGACTTGCTAATTATGATGGTGAAAAATGGGCTAAACACAGAAAAATCATCAACCCGGCTTTCCATCTTGAGAAGATCAAG AACATGGTACCTGCGTTCCACCAAAGCTGCAGTGAGGTTGTTGGCAAATGGGACAAGATAGTCTCGGAGAAAGGGTCATCATGTGAGGTGGACGTGTGGCCAGGGCTTGTGAGTATGACTGCAGATGTGATCTCTCGTACTGCTTTTGGCAGCAGCTACAAAGAAGGACAGAGGATATTCGAGCTCCAAGCTGAACTAGCTCAGCTCATCATACTAGCTGTTCTGAAAGCTTTCGTCCCTGGATATCT tTATCTCCCAACAAAGGGTAATAGAAGGATCAAAGCAGCAGCTAGAGAGATCCAAGTTATACTGAGAGGGATAGTTAACAAAAGGTTAAGAGCGAGAGAAGCTGGTGAAGCACCAAGCGATGACTTGCTTGGTATACTTCTTGAATCTAATTTGGGGCAAGCTAAAGGAAATGAGATGAGCACTGAGGATGTGATGGAAGAGTGCAAGTTGTTCTATTTCGCCGGGCAAGAGACAACTTCAGTACTTCTTGTCTGGACAATGGTTCTGCTAAGCCAACACCAAGACTGGCAAGCTCGTGCAAGAGATGAAGTGAAGCAAGTTTTTGGTGATAAAGAACCTGATACAGAAGGCCTGAACCAGCTCAAAGTT TTAAGCATGTTTGGACGAGAGTAG